In one Pseudomonas sp. R84 genomic region, the following are encoded:
- a CDS encoding 4a-hydroxytetrahydrobiopterin dehydratase, giving the protein MSTLNQAHCEACRADAPQVSDEELPILIKQIPDWNIEVRDSIMQLEKVFLFKNFKHALAFTNAVGEISEAEGHHPGLLTEWGKVTVTWWSHSIKGLHRNDFIMAARTDEVAKTAEGRK; this is encoded by the coding sequence ATGTCGACTTTGAACCAAGCCCACTGCGAAGCCTGCCGCGCCGATGCGCCACAAGTCAGCGACGAAGAACTGCCGATCCTGATCAAGCAGATCCCTGACTGGAACATCGAAGTACGCGACAGCATCATGCAACTGGAGAAGGTCTTCCTGTTCAAGAACTTCAAGCACGCGCTGGCGTTCACCAACGCTGTCGGTGAAATCTCCGAGGCCGAAGGTCATCACCCGGGCCTGCTGACCGAGTGGGGCAAAGTCACCGTGACCTGGTGGAGCCACTCGATCAAAGGCCTGCACCGCAACGACTTCATCATGGCCGCGCGCACTGACGAAGTGGCCAAGACTGCAGAAGGACGCAAGTAA
- a CDS encoding flagellar basal body P-ring protein FlgI, whose translation MVAALLMSAAFNAQAERLKDIASISGVRSNQLIGYGLVVGLNGTGDQTTQTPFTLQTFNNMLSQFGIKVPPGSGNVQLKNVAAVSISADLPAFAKPGQQVDITVSSIGNSKSLRGGTLLLTPLKGIDGNVYAVAQGNLVVGGFDAEGRDGSKITVNVPSAGRIPGGASVERSVPSGFNQGNSLTLNLNRSDFTTAKRIVDKINDMLGPGVAQAIDGGSIRVTAPLDPSQRVDYLSILENLEVDPGQAVAKVIINSRTGTIVIGQNVKVSPAAVTHGSLTVTITEDPIVSQPGPLSNGQTAVVPRSRVNAEQEAKPMFKFGPGTTLDEIVRAVNQVGAAPGDLMAILEALKQAGALQADLIVI comes from the coding sequence ATGGTGGCCGCGCTGTTGATGTCGGCGGCCTTCAATGCACAAGCCGAGCGGCTGAAAGATATCGCCAGCATTTCCGGCGTGCGTTCCAACCAGTTGATCGGTTACGGCCTGGTGGTCGGGCTTAACGGCACCGGCGACCAGACGACGCAAACCCCGTTCACCCTGCAGACCTTCAACAACATGCTCTCGCAGTTCGGCATCAAGGTGCCGCCGGGATCGGGCAACGTGCAGTTGAAGAACGTCGCGGCGGTGTCGATCAGTGCTGATTTGCCGGCGTTCGCCAAGCCAGGTCAGCAGGTCGACATCACGGTGTCCTCGATCGGTAACTCCAAGAGCCTGCGCGGCGGCACGCTGTTGCTGACCCCGCTCAAGGGTATCGACGGCAACGTCTACGCGGTCGCTCAGGGCAACCTGGTGGTTGGCGGTTTCGACGCCGAAGGCCGTGACGGTTCGAAGATCACCGTCAACGTTCCGTCAGCCGGTCGCATCCCCGGCGGTGCCTCTGTGGAGCGCTCGGTGCCGAGCGGTTTCAATCAAGGCAACAGCCTGACGCTGAACCTCAACCGTTCCGACTTCACCACCGCCAAACGCATCGTCGACAAGATCAACGACATGCTCGGCCCTGGCGTTGCGCAAGCCATCGACGGTGGTTCGATCCGCGTCACCGCACCGCTCGATCCAAGCCAGCGCGTCGACTACCTGTCGATCCTGGAAAACCTCGAAGTCGACCCGGGGCAGGCGGTGGCGAAAGTCATCATCAACTCGCGTACCGGCACCATCGTCATCGGCCAGAACGTGAAAGTGTCGCCAGCCGCCGTGACCCACGGCAGCCTGACCGTGACCATCACCGAAGACCCGATCGTCAGCCAGCCGGGCCCGTTGTCCAACGGCCAGACCGCTGTCGTGCCGCGCTCGCGGGTGAATGCCGAGCAGGAAGCCAAGCCGATGTTCAAGTTCGGCCCTGGCACCACTCTCGACGAGATCGTCCGTGCGGTGAATCAGGTCGGCGCGGCACCGGGTGACTTGATGGCGATCCTCGAAGCCTTGAAGCAGGCCGGCGCGTTGCAAGCCGACCTGATCGTGATCTGA
- a CDS encoding sigma-54-dependent phenylalanine hydroxylase transcriptional regulator PhhR, with the protein MRIKVHCQNRIGILRDILNLLVAYGINVARGEVGGEHGNAIYLHCPNLINIQFQALRPKFEAIAGVFGVKRVGLMPSERRHMELNALLGALEFPVLSIDMGGSIVAANRAAAQLLGVRVDEVPGIPLSRYAEDFDLPELVRANKSRINGMRVKVKGDIFLADIAPLQSEHDDSEAMAGAVLTLHRADRVGERIYNVRKQELRGFDSIFQSSKVMAAVVREARRMAPLDAPLLIEGETGTGKELLARACHLASPRGQSPLMALNCAGLPESMAETELFGYGPGAFEGARAEGKLGLLELTAGGTLFLDGVGEMSPRLQVKLLRFLQDGCFRRVGSDEEVYLDVRVICATQVDLSELCARGEFRQDLYHRLNVLSLHIPPLRECLDGLTPLVEHFLDQASRQIGCSLPKLAPAAMDRLSHYHWPGNVRQLENVLFQAVSLCDGGTVKAEHIRLPDYGVRQPLGDFSLEGGLDEIVGRFEKAVLERLYSEHPSSRQLGKRLGVSHTTIANKLREYEVGKDPEA; encoded by the coding sequence ATGCGCATCAAAGTCCACTGCCAGAACCGCATCGGCATCCTGCGCGACATTCTCAACCTGCTGGTGGCCTACGGCATCAACGTCGCGCGCGGTGAGGTCGGTGGCGAGCACGGCAATGCGATCTATCTGCATTGCCCGAACCTGATCAATATCCAGTTCCAGGCGCTTCGTCCAAAGTTCGAGGCGATCGCCGGGGTGTTTGGCGTCAAGCGGGTAGGGCTGATGCCCAGCGAACGACGGCACATGGAGTTGAATGCCTTGCTCGGCGCGCTGGAGTTTCCAGTGCTGTCGATCGACATGGGCGGATCGATCGTCGCTGCCAACCGCGCGGCCGCTCAGTTGCTCGGGGTGCGCGTCGATGAGGTGCCGGGTATTCCGCTGTCGCGTTACGCCGAAGATTTCGACTTGCCGGAACTGGTGCGCGCGAACAAATCGCGAATCAACGGCATGCGGGTCAAGGTTAAGGGCGACATCTTTCTGGCTGACATCGCGCCACTGCAATCAGAGCATGACGACAGCGAGGCCATGGCCGGCGCCGTGCTGACCTTGCACCGCGCCGACCGCGTAGGCGAGCGCATCTACAACGTGCGCAAGCAGGAGCTGCGTGGCTTCGACAGCATTTTCCAAAGTTCGAAAGTCATGGCCGCCGTGGTGCGTGAAGCGCGGCGTATGGCCCCGCTGGATGCGCCGCTATTGATTGAAGGCGAAACCGGCACCGGTAAGGAGTTGCTGGCGCGTGCCTGCCACCTCGCCAGTCCGCGCGGGCAGTCGCCGTTGATGGCGCTCAACTGCGCAGGCCTGCCTGAGTCGATGGCCGAGACCGAGCTGTTCGGTTATGGCCCGGGTGCATTCGAAGGCGCGCGCGCTGAGGGCAAGCTCGGTCTGTTGGAATTGACGGCGGGCGGCACATTGTTTCTCGACGGCGTCGGCGAAATGAGTCCGCGTCTTCAAGTGAAGTTACTGCGCTTTCTACAGGACGGTTGCTTCCGCCGGGTCGGCAGTGATGAGGAGGTTTATCTGGATGTGCGGGTGATCTGTGCCACCCAGGTGGACTTGTCCGAGCTGTGCGCACGCGGCGAGTTTCGCCAGGATTTGTATCACCGCTTGAACGTGCTCTCCCTGCACATCCCGCCGCTGCGCGAATGCCTCGACGGCTTGACCCCGCTGGTCGAACACTTTCTCGATCAGGCCAGTCGGCAGATCGGCTGTTCGCTGCCGAAACTGGCGCCGGCGGCGATGGATCGGCTCAGTCATTACCATTGGCCGGGTAACGTGCGGCAACTGGAGAACGTGCTGTTCCAGGCGGTTTCGCTGTGCGATGGCGGCACGGTGAAGGCAGAGCATATTCGGCTGCCGGATTACGGCGTGCGTCAGCCGCTTGGCGATTTCTCGCTGGAAGGTGGCTTGGACGAAATTGTCGGGCGCTTTGAGAAAGCGGTGCTGGAGCGGTTGTATTCCGAGCATCCGAGCAGTCGGCAGTTGGGTAAGCGGCTGGGGGTATCGCATACGACGATTGCCAACAAACTGCGTGAATACGAAGTCGGCAAAGATCCTGAAGCTTAA
- the flgG gene encoding flagellar basal-body rod protein FlgG, translating into MLPALWVAKTGLSAQDTNLTTISNNLANVSTTGFKRDRAEFQDLLYQIKRQPGAQSTQDSELPSGLQLGTGVRIVGTQKNFTAGSLQTTEQPLDMAIDGRGFFQILQPDGTTSYTRDGTFHLDSNGQIVNASGFALEPAIVIPNDAQTFTVGRDGTVSITVAGNAASQVIGNLQTADFINPAGLQAVGNNLFLETAASGAPQVGTPGLAGFGTTLQNTLETSNVSTVEEMVNMITTQRAYEMNSKVISTADQMLSFVTQNL; encoded by the coding sequence ATGCTTCCGGCTCTATGGGTTGCCAAAACCGGTCTGTCCGCCCAGGACACCAACCTGACCACCATTTCCAACAACCTGGCGAACGTGTCGACCACGGGTTTCAAACGTGATCGCGCCGAGTTCCAGGACTTGCTCTATCAGATCAAACGCCAGCCAGGCGCCCAGTCGACCCAGGACAGCGAACTGCCGTCGGGTCTGCAACTGGGTACCGGTGTGCGCATCGTCGGCACCCAGAAAAACTTCACTGCCGGTAGCCTGCAAACCACCGAGCAGCCGCTGGACATGGCCATCGACGGTCGCGGTTTCTTCCAGATTCTGCAGCCGGACGGCACCACGTCCTACACCCGTGACGGTACCTTCCACCTCGATTCCAACGGCCAGATCGTTAACGCCAGCGGTTTCGCTCTGGAACCGGCCATCGTCATTCCGAACGATGCCCAGACCTTCACCGTCGGCCGTGACGGCACGGTGTCCATCACGGTTGCTGGCAACGCTGCGTCTCAGGTGATCGGCAATCTGCAAACCGCCGACTTCATCAACCCGGCCGGTCTGCAAGCCGTGGGCAACAACCTGTTCCTGGAAACCGCCGCTTCCGGCGCGCCGCAAGTCGGCACCCCGGGTCTGGCCGGTTTCGGTACCACCCTGCAGAACACCCTGGAAACCTCCAACGTCAGCACTGTTGAAGAGATGGTCAACATGATCACCACTCAGCGCGCTTACGAGATGAACTCCAAGGTGATCTCCACCGCTGACCAGATGCTCTCGTTCGTAACGCAGAATCTGTAA
- a CDS encoding amino acid aminotransferase: MHFDAIGRVPGDPILGLMEAYAQDSNPRKFDLGVGVYKDAQGLTPIPEAVKIAEARLVESQDTKTYIGGHGNPLFGKVINELVLGADSKLIAGQRAGATQTPGGTGALRLAADFIAQCLPGKGVWLSNPTWPIHETIFAAAGVKVSHYPYVGSDNRLDVDAMLAVLNQVPKGDVVLLHACCHNPTGFDLSHDDWQRVLDVVRARNLLPLIDFAYQGFGDGLEQDAWSTRLFAAEVPELLITSSCSKNFGLYRDRTGALIVCAKTADKLIDIRSQLANIARNLWSTPPDHGAAVVATILADPELKARWADEVEAMRLRIAQLRSGLVEALEPHGLRERFAHIGVQRGMFSYTGLSPEQVKQLREHHHVYMVSSGRANVAGIDATRLALLAEAIASVCK; this comes from the coding sequence ATGCATTTCGACGCCATCGGCCGGGTACCCGGCGACCCGATCCTCGGCTTGATGGAGGCGTATGCGCAGGACAGCAACCCGCGCAAATTCGACTTGGGCGTTGGCGTCTACAAGGACGCTCAGGGCCTGACACCGATCCCGGAAGCGGTGAAAATCGCTGAAGCGCGCCTCGTCGAAAGCCAGGACACCAAGACCTACATCGGTGGCCACGGCAACCCGCTGTTCGGCAAAGTCATCAACGAGCTGGTGCTTGGCGCCGACTCGAAGCTGATCGCCGGACAACGTGCCGGCGCCACCCAGACCCCGGGCGGCACCGGTGCCCTGCGTTTGGCGGCTGACTTCATCGCCCAGTGCCTGCCGGGCAAAGGCGTTTGGCTGAGCAACCCGACCTGGCCGATCCACGAAACCATTTTCGCCGCGGCCGGGGTCAAGGTCAGTCACTACCCATACGTGGGCAGTGACAACCGCCTCGACGTCGACGCCATGCTCGCGGTGCTCAACCAAGTGCCGAAAGGTGATGTGGTGCTGCTCCACGCGTGCTGCCACAACCCGACCGGTTTTGACTTGAGCCATGACGACTGGCAGCGCGTGCTCGATGTGGTGCGCGCGCGCAATCTGCTGCCGCTGATCGACTTTGCCTACCAGGGCTTTGGCGATGGTCTGGAACAGGATGCGTGGTCGACCCGCTTGTTCGCGGCAGAGGTGCCCGAGCTGCTGATCACCAGCTCCTGCTCGAAGAACTTCGGCCTGTACCGCGACCGCACCGGTGCGCTGATCGTCTGCGCAAAAACCGCCGACAAGCTCATCGACATCCGCAGCCAACTGGCCAACATTGCCCGCAACCTGTGGTCGACGCCGCCGGATCACGGTGCGGCGGTGGTCGCGACCATCCTCGCCGATCCAGAACTGAAAGCCCGTTGGGCCGATGAAGTGGAAGCCATGCGTCTGCGGATTGCGCAACTGCGCAGCGGTCTGGTCGAAGCGCTGGAGCCGCACGGCCTGCGTGAACGCTTTGCGCACATTGGCGTGCAACGCGGGATGTTCTCTTACACCGGGCTGTCGCCGGAGCAAGTGAAACAACTGCGCGAGCATCACCATGTGTACATGGTCAGCTCGGGCCGGGCTAACGTCGCCGGTATCGACGCCACCCGCCTCGCCCTGTTGGCCGAAGCCATCGCCAGCGTCTGCAAATAA
- a CDS encoding flagellar basal body rod protein FlgF: MDKYLYVAMTGASQNALAQKAHANNLANISTNGFQRDLEQARSMPVFGDSFPARAFAMSERPATDFTPGSLVQTGRDLDVAVTGNGFIAVQNPNGGESYVRTGSLNVDALGVLRAGNGMPVIGNGGPIAVPPEQQIEVGEDGTISIRAMGEGPRVMAEVDRIKLVNPDIKNMNKGLDGSIYTKDGQPAQADANVKLVSGFLESSNVNAVEEMTSVLALAKQFELHVKMMNTAKDDDQAMARVLQIS; encoded by the coding sequence GTGGACAAGTACCTTTATGTGGCAATGACCGGCGCCAGCCAGAATGCGCTGGCGCAAAAGGCGCATGCCAACAACCTGGCGAACATCTCCACCAACGGTTTTCAGCGCGACCTGGAGCAGGCGCGTTCGATGCCGGTGTTCGGTGACAGCTTTCCGGCGCGTGCGTTTGCCATGAGCGAACGGCCCGCCACCGACTTCACCCCGGGCTCGCTGGTGCAGACCGGTCGTGACCTGGACGTCGCGGTGACCGGCAACGGTTTCATTGCCGTGCAGAACCCTAACGGCGGCGAAAGCTACGTGCGCACCGGCAGCCTCAACGTCGACGCCCTCGGCGTTCTGCGCGCCGGCAACGGCATGCCGGTGATCGGCAACGGCGGCCCGATCGCCGTGCCGCCCGAGCAGCAGATCGAAGTCGGTGAAGACGGCACCATCAGTATTCGTGCGATGGGTGAGGGCCCGCGCGTCATGGCGGAAGTCGACCGGATCAAACTGGTCAACCCGGACATCAAGAACATGAACAAGGGCCTCGACGGCTCGATCTACACCAAGGACGGCCAGCCGGCGCAGGCCGATGCTAACGTCAAACTGGTGTCGGGTTTCCTTGAGTCGAGCAACGTCAACGCCGTCGAAGAGATGACCTCGGTGCTGGCCTTGGCCAAGCAGTTCGAGTTGCACGTCAAGATGATGAACACCGCCAAAGACGACGACCAGGCCATGGCTCGGGTCTTGCAGATCAGCTAA
- the phhA gene encoding phenylalanine 4-monooxygenase, translated as MKQTQYVAREPDAQGFIDYPAEEHAVWNTLITRQLKVIEGRACQEYLDGIEKLGLPHDRIPQLGEINKVLGETTGWQVARVPALIPFQTFFELLASKQFPVATFIRTREELDYLQEPDIFHEIFGHCPLLTNPYFAEFTHTYGKLGLQATKEERVYLARLYWMTIEFGLVDTPQGKRIYGGGILSSPKETVYSLSDEPEHQAFDPLEAMRTPYRIDILQPLYFVLPNLKRLFDVAHEDIMAMVRQGMQLGLHAPKFPPKPKAA; from the coding sequence ATGAAGCAGACGCAATACGTGGCCCGCGAGCCCGATGCGCAAGGTTTTATCGACTACCCCGCCGAAGAACACGCGGTGTGGAACACGCTGATCACTCGCCAGTTGAAAGTGATTGAAGGGCGTGCCTGCCAGGAGTACCTGGACGGTATCGAAAAACTCGGTCTGCCCCACGACCGCATTCCGCAACTCGGCGAGATCAACAAAGTGCTCGGCGAGACCACCGGTTGGCAGGTCGCCCGCGTTCCGGCACTGATCCCCTTCCAGACCTTTTTTGAACTGCTGGCCAGCAAGCAATTTCCGGTCGCGACCTTTATTCGTACCCGCGAAGAGCTGGACTACCTGCAAGAGCCGGACATTTTCCACGAGATCTTTGGTCACTGCCCGCTGCTGACCAATCCGTATTTCGCCGAATTCACCCACACCTACGGCAAGCTCGGCTTGCAGGCGACCAAGGAAGAACGCGTGTACCTGGCGCGTCTGTACTGGATGACCATCGAGTTTGGTCTGGTCGACACCCCACAAGGCAAACGCATCTACGGCGGCGGCATTCTGTCTTCACCGAAAGAAACCGTTTATTCGCTGTCGGACGAGCCTGAGCATCAGGCGTTCGATCCGCTCGAAGCCATGCGCACGCCGTATCGCATCGACATCCTGCAACCGCTGTACTTTGTCCTGCCGAACCTCAAGCGTCTGTTCGATGTGGCCCATGAAGACATCATGGCCATGGTTCGCCAAGGCATGCAGCTAGGTCTGCACGCACCGAAATTTCCGCCGAAACCGAAAGCCGCGTGA
- the flgJ gene encoding flagellar assembly peptidoglycan hydrolase FlgJ, which translates to MDMRKSGLVSSSDSGSYSDLNRLNQLKVGDKNSDANLRKVAQEFESLFLGEMLKSMRSATNALGEDNPLNTPAAKQYQEMYDQQLAVSMSREGGGIGLADVLMRQMSKNKPLAPGEAAAASAAKQEEAKAKAAAVVTPVAAGTVATNGPLSRLNGERPLWASRSVSAPNTQLAHRNDMELINQRRLALPPKLADRLLAGLVPSATPAAATQLPQRAATAATTGAGPLYNGDWLARAEGEKASGGQMQVYGRAMAQIPLAPAKKAFSSADEFVNTMLPMAKEAADRIGVDPRYLVAQAALETGWGKSVMRAQDGSSSHNLFGIKASSNWKGDSARAITSEFRDGAMVKETAEFRSYASYKDSFHDLVTLLQSNNRYQDVLKSADNPEQFVRELQKAGYATDPNYASKISQIAKQMNSFQNYAAAGVSTTPL; encoded by the coding sequence ATGGACATGCGCAAAAGTGGTCTGGTCAGCAGCAGCGATTCGGGTTCCTACTCGGACCTTAATCGCCTGAACCAACTCAAGGTCGGCGACAAGAACAGCGATGCGAACCTGCGCAAAGTGGCGCAGGAATTCGAATCGCTGTTCCTCGGCGAAATGCTTAAGTCGATGCGCTCGGCGACCAACGCCTTGGGTGAAGACAATCCGCTCAACACGCCAGCGGCCAAGCAGTATCAGGAAATGTACGACCAGCAATTGGCCGTTTCCATGTCCCGCGAGGGTGGTGGTATCGGTCTGGCCGACGTGCTGATGCGCCAGATGTCGAAGAACAAACCGCTGGCACCGGGTGAGGCTGCGGCCGCGTCCGCCGCCAAGCAGGAAGAGGCCAAGGCGAAAGCTGCGGCCGTGGTCACACCGGTTGCCGCTGGCACCGTTGCCACCAACGGCCCGTTGTCGCGACTCAATGGCGAGCGTCCGTTGTGGGCATCGCGTTCGGTGAGCGCACCGAACACGCAGCTGGCTCATCGCAACGACATGGAATTGATCAATCAGCGTCGTCTGGCCTTGCCACCGAAACTGGCCGATCGTTTGCTCGCCGGGCTGGTACCGTCGGCGACGCCGGCAGCCGCCACGCAATTGCCGCAGCGCGCGGCCACAGCGGCCACCACCGGCGCCGGCCCGCTGTACAACGGCGACTGGCTGGCGCGCGCCGAGGGCGAAAAGGCCTCTGGCGGGCAGATGCAGGTCTACGGTCGTGCCATGGCGCAGATTCCGCTGGCGCCGGCCAAGAAAGCCTTCAGTTCCGCCGACGAATTCGTCAACACCATGCTGCCGATGGCCAAGGAAGCGGCTGACCGTATCGGCGTCGATCCGCGTTATCTGGTGGCGCAAGCGGCGCTGGAAACCGGTTGGGGCAAGTCGGTCATGCGTGCCCAGGATGGCAGTAGCAGCCACAACCTGTTCGGCATCAAGGCGAGCAGCAACTGGAAGGGCGATTCGGCCCGCGCGATCACCAGCGAGTTCCGCGATGGCGCGATGGTCAAGGAGACGGCCGAGTTCCGTTCCTACGCCTCGTACAAGGACAGCTTCCACGATCTGGTGACTTTGCTGCAGAGCAATAATCGCTATCAAGATGTGCTGAAGTCTGCCGATAACCCAGAACAGTTTGTACGCGAGTTGCAAAAGGCCGGTTACGCCACCGACCCTAACTACGCAAGCAAGATTTCGCAGATAGCCAAGCAGATGAACAGTTTCCAAAACTACGCTGCGGCGGGTGTATCCACCACGCCTTTATAA
- the flgH gene encoding flagellar basal body L-ring protein FlgH has translation MNRFVSVLALSGVVSLAGCVAPTPKPNDPYYAPVLPRTPLPAAANNGSIYQAGFEQNLYSDRKAFRVGDIITITLNERTQASKNANSQMDKNSDNKVGLTSLFGSSLTTNNPIGGNDLSLNAGYSADRSTKGDAKSGQSNSLTGSITVTVADVLPNGIIAVRGEKWLTLNTGDELVRIAGLVRADDIATDNTVSSTRVADARITYSGTGAFADTSQPGWFDRFFLSPLFPF, from the coding sequence ATGAATCGCTTTGTATCTGTTCTGGCATTGAGTGGGGTCGTCTCGCTCGCGGGCTGCGTCGCCCCGACGCCCAAGCCCAATGACCCTTACTACGCCCCGGTGTTGCCGCGCACGCCGCTGCCGGCTGCCGCCAATAACGGCTCGATCTATCAGGCCGGTTTCGAGCAGAACCTGTACAGCGACCGCAAGGCTTTCCGGGTCGGTGACATCATCACCATCACCCTGAACGAGCGCACGCAGGCGAGCAAGAACGCCAACTCGCAGATGGACAAGAACAGCGACAACAAGGTCGGTCTGACCTCGTTGTTCGGTTCCAGCCTGACCACCAACAACCCGATCGGGGGCAACGACCTGAGTCTGAACGCCGGCTACAGTGCCGACCGCTCGACCAAGGGCGACGCCAAGTCCGGGCAGAGCAACAGCCTGACCGGTTCGATCACCGTGACCGTCGCTGACGTGCTGCCCAACGGCATCATCGCCGTGCGTGGCGAGAAGTGGCTGACGCTCAATACCGGTGACGAACTGGTGCGCATCGCCGGCCTGGTGCGTGCCGATGACATCGCCACGGACAACACCGTGTCGTCGACCCGGGTCGCCGATGCACGCATCACCTACTCGGGTACCGGCGCATTTGCCGATACGAGTCAGCCAGGCTGGTTCGACCGTTTCTTCCTCAGCCCGCTGTTCCCTTTCTAG
- the flgK gene encoding flagellar hook-associated protein FlgK yields the protein MSLLNIGMSGLSASQSSLATTGNNIANVDTAGYSRQQTVQGTKSSQQFGTVFIGTGTTLADVRRVYNSYLESQLHTATSLDSESAAYLAQATPLDSMLSDTNTGLTGVLQKFFTTMQGVSTSATDDTSRQSVLTGAQALTSRFNTIAKQLNDQNTTINGSLGDMTSQVNKLATAIANLNQKIGEISTSGGAPNDLLDSRNEAVRQLSELTGAQVVERGTSFDVYVGSGQPLVIGNTTNTLSMVASKDDPSRMAIQMDRGSSTIDITSAMSGGEIGGLLTYRKEVLDPSLNELGRVALVIADQVNSQQAQGIDKNGDFGAAIFNNINSAALVSSRSIAQSGNSTGSGNLDVTIKDTGKLTTSDYQVTFTSATDYTVKRSDGTDLGAFSTTTNPPPVIDGFTLALKGGALSAGDSFKITPTRNAAASIQTVLTDPKKIAAAGPLTGVASANGLGTFTQPTLTSKIDIYNPTAQADMQAALKNSTPVKLVFGAVTGGSQSYTFVDAKGGLISSGTIVPGQSNALELKVGIVDASGNPVLDTSVTPNVQKTFSVQTTVGGTPKPGETFTMNLTGAASSDNRNAQSLVALQTAQTVDTGSASKGISLTDAYNKLVTNVGTKTAQGKSDSAATSAILDNAKGARDSLSGVNLDEETGNLVKYQQYYTASSQIIKAAQETFATLINSL from the coding sequence ATGAGTTTGCTCAATATCGGGATGTCGGGACTGTCGGCCAGCCAGTCCTCTTTGGCTACGACAGGCAACAACATTGCCAACGTCGACACCGCCGGTTATTCACGTCAGCAAACCGTGCAGGGCACCAAATCCTCGCAGCAGTTCGGCACCGTGTTCATCGGTACGGGCACCACCCTGGCTGACGTGCGCCGGGTGTACAACTCGTACCTGGAAAGCCAACTGCACACCGCTACTTCGCTCGACAGTGAATCGGCTGCTTATCTGGCGCAGGCCACACCGCTGGACTCGATGCTGTCGGACACCAATACCGGCCTGACCGGCGTGCTGCAGAAATTCTTCACCACCATGCAGGGCGTCTCGACGTCGGCGACCGATGACACCTCCCGTCAATCGGTGCTGACCGGTGCGCAGGCGCTGACCAGTCGCTTCAATACCATCGCCAAACAGCTCAACGACCAGAACACCACCATCAATGGCAGCCTCGGCGACATGACGTCCCAGGTGAACAAGCTGGCCACGGCGATTGCCAACCTGAACCAGAAGATCGGCGAGATCTCCACCAGCGGTGGTGCGCCGAACGACCTGCTCGACAGCCGTAACGAAGCGGTACGCCAGCTCTCCGAACTGACCGGTGCACAGGTCGTCGAGCGTGGCACCAGTTTCGACGTCTACGTCGGCAGCGGTCAGCCGCTGGTGATCGGCAACACCACCAACACGCTGAGCATGGTCGCGAGCAAAGACGATCCGTCGCGCATGGCCATCCAGATGGATCGCGGTTCGAGCACCATCGACATCACCTCGGCGATGAGCGGTGGCGAAATCGGTGGTCTGCTGACCTATCGCAAAGAAGTCCTCGACCCGTCGCTCAACGAACTGGGGCGTGTGGCACTGGTGATCGCTGATCAGGTCAACAGTCAGCAAGCCCAGGGCATCGACAAGAACGGTGACTTCGGCGCGGCAATTTTCAACAACATCAACAGTGCCGCGCTGGTCAGTTCGCGCAGCATCGCGCAGTCGGGCAACAGCACCGGTTCGGGTAACCTCGATGTCACCATCAAGGACACCGGCAAGCTGACCACCAGCGATTATCAAGTGACGTTCACCAGCGCCACTGACTACACGGTCAAGCGCTCCGACGGCACCGACCTGGGCGCCTTCAGCACCACAACCAATCCGCCGCCAGTGATCGACGGTTTCACCCTTGCACTCAAGGGTGGTGCGTTGAGCGCCGGTGACAGCTTCAAAATCACCCCGACCCGCAATGCGGCCGCGAGCATCCAGACGGTGCTTACCGATCCGAAGAAAATCGCTGCGGCCGGTCCGTTGACCGGTGTGGCCAGCGCCAACGGTCTGGGCACTTTCACCCAGCCGACGCTGACCAGCAAGATCGATATCTACAACCCGACTGCCCAGGCTGACATGCAGGCGGCGCTGAAGAATTCGACGCCGGTGAAACTGGTGTTTGGTGCGGTTACCGGGGGCAGCCAGTCTTACACTTTCGTGGATGCCAAGGGCGGCCTCATCAGCAGCGGCACTATCGTTCCCGGTCAATCGAACGCGCTGGAACTTAAAGTCGGCATCGTCGATGCCAGCGGCAACCCGGTGCTGGACACCAGCGTCACGCCGAACGTACAGAAAACCTTCTCCGTACAGACCACCGTTGGCGGCACACCGAAGCCTGGCGAAACCTTCACCATGAACCTGACCGGTGCGGCGTCTTCGGACAACCGCAACGCGCAATCGCTGGTCGCCCTGCAAACTGCGCAGACCGTCGATACCGGTTCGGCGAGCAAGGGCATCAGCCTGACTGACGCCTACAACAAGCTGGTGACCAACGTCGGCACCAAGACCGCCCAAGGCAAGTCCGACAGCGCCGCGACCTCGGCGATTCTCGATAACGCCAAAGGCGCGCGCGATTCGCTGTCCGGGGTCAACCTGGATGAGGAAACCGGCAACCTGGTCAAATATCAGCAGTACTACACAGCGTCTTCGCAGATCATCAAAGCTGCGCAGGAAACTTTCGCCACGCTGATCAACAGCCTTTAA